The following proteins are co-located in the Haloarcula marismortui ATCC 43049 genome:
- a CDS encoding poly(R)-hydroxyalkanoic acid synthase subunit PhaE, with the protein MSNTNNIQEEWTEMVEEMNNAVADSMEQNMKAQAAFVESWADAVEDTIPEQDDLADGMDGYNRAYEEWMDAAEQMVERSTDAAQGEDVDPAEFRDIWLQSANEAFKHVMGTSAFAAANGQLVESMMEMQQEADDLSQDTLEQLGFPTRNDVDEIAERLIELERRQHAVEQKLDRVLEHLEE; encoded by the coding sequence ATGAGTAATACAAACAACATTCAGGAGGAATGGACGGAGATGGTTGAGGAGATGAACAACGCGGTCGCTGACTCGATGGAGCAGAACATGAAGGCCCAGGCGGCCTTCGTGGAGTCGTGGGCCGATGCCGTCGAAGATACGATCCCGGAGCAGGATGACCTTGCCGACGGGATGGACGGCTACAACCGCGCCTACGAGGAGTGGATGGACGCCGCAGAGCAGATGGTCGAACGCTCGACCGATGCCGCACAGGGCGAGGACGTCGACCCGGCCGAGTTCCGTGACATCTGGCTGCAGTCCGCAAACGAGGCGTTCAAGCACGTCATGGGCACCTCGGCCTTTGCGGCCGCCAACGGCCAGCTCGTCGAGTCGATGATGGAGATGCAACAGGAAGCGGACGACCTGAGCCAGGACACGCTGGAACAGCTCGGCTTCCCAACGCGCAACGACGTCGACGAAATCGCTGAGCGGCTCATCGAGCTTGAGCGCCGCCAGCACGCGGTCGAACAGAAGCTTGACCGCGTTCTCGAACACTTAGAAGAATAA
- a CDS encoding AbrB/MazE/SpoVT family DNA-binding domain-containing protein: MADEDDGLMWPPMFKGMQQASENAMEQQQQLMKQMFASGGMPSFDMNQLGAMSQMATFKTRVQSGGRISIPDAEREALGIDEGDIVQAVVLPVTNNNNE, from the coding sequence ATGGCCGACGAGGATGATGGCCTGATGTGGCCTCCGATGTTCAAGGGGATGCAACAGGCGAGCGAGAATGCGATGGAACAGCAACAGCAGCTGATGAAACAGATGTTCGCCAGCGGTGGCATGCCGAGTTTCGATATGAATCAGCTCGGTGCTATGAGCCAGATGGCGACGTTCAAGACCCGCGTGCAAAGCGGGGGTCGGATCAGTATCCCCGATGCGGAGCGAGAGGCGCTGGGCATCGATGAAGGTGATATCGTTCAAGCCGTCGTCCTCCCGGTCACTAACAACAACAACGAGTAA
- a CDS encoding MaoC family dehydratase produces the protein MFNSVVAANRAAFAAFGVQQEEENGVTPAERIEPDEDLPEWHVSISEEHPGRLGVGDHVDFTKTISEHDVQQFAAASGDTNPLHLDDEFAEQTRFRGRIAHGTLVGSLISAALARLPGLTIYLSQDLEFHNPVRIGDRLTAECEIVEDLGDEQYRLTTRVLADDEVVIDGEAVVLIDDLPE, from the coding sequence ATGTTCAACAGCGTCGTCGCAGCTAACCGGGCAGCGTTCGCCGCGTTCGGCGTCCAGCAGGAGGAGGAGAACGGCGTAACGCCCGCAGAACGTATCGAACCGGACGAAGACCTCCCGGAATGGCACGTCTCGATTTCTGAGGAGCACCCTGGCCGCCTCGGCGTCGGTGACCACGTCGATTTCACGAAAACGATCTCGGAGCACGACGTACAGCAGTTCGCCGCCGCGAGCGGCGACACGAACCCGCTCCATCTTGACGACGAGTTCGCGGAGCAGACGCGCTTCCGCGGCCGTATCGCCCACGGGACGCTCGTCGGAAGCCTCATCAGCGCAGCGCTGGCACGCCTGCCAGGGCTGACGATCTATCTCTCACAGGATCTGGAGTTCCACAACCCAGTCCGTATCGGCGACCGCCTCACCGCCGAATGTGAGATCGTCGAAGACCTCGGCGACGAACAGTACCGGCTGACCACGCGCGTCCTCGCAGACGACGAAGTTGTCATCGACGGCGAAGCGGTCGTCCTCATCGATGACCTGCCAGAGTAG
- a CDS encoding alpha/beta fold hydrolase codes for MTTGISSERVKLSVDGEDVDIHYRTGGEGPPMVFLHGIGLDAATVSWRHALPALAPERTVYALDLPGHGDSDKPDRTYTTDYYLETLSEFLDALAIEEPALAGLSMGGAVALGHALDGGPVERLVLVDSYGLGADAYWRTAASSVLQTPILGNMLWQGVGSSQSAIRNSLRSMGPGEPPQQLVEDVDSAVDRQTVRAMRRWQRSEFRWSGFRTDYSDRLAELDVPTMLIHGAVDPLLPRRWSEQAAGTVTDSTLKIFENCGHCPPREHPDRFNRAVRAFC; via the coding sequence ATGACTACAGGGATTTCGTCCGAACGCGTCAAGCTGTCCGTCGACGGCGAGGACGTTGACATTCACTACCGGACCGGTGGCGAGGGGCCGCCGATGGTGTTTCTCCACGGTATCGGGCTGGACGCCGCGACCGTCTCGTGGCGACACGCGCTGCCCGCACTCGCGCCGGAGCGAACGGTGTATGCGCTTGACCTGCCGGGCCACGGCGACAGTGACAAGCCTGACCGCACGTATACGACTGACTACTATCTTGAGACGCTGTCCGAGTTTCTCGACGCACTCGCCATTGAGGAACCCGCGCTAGCTGGCCTCTCGATGGGCGGCGCAGTTGCGCTCGGCCACGCGCTTGACGGCGGCCCCGTCGAACGGCTGGTGTTAGTCGACAGCTACGGGCTGGGTGCCGACGCCTACTGGCGAACGGCGGCCAGCAGTGTCTTACAGACGCCGATACTCGGCAATATGCTCTGGCAGGGCGTGGGGTCGTCCCAATCAGCTATCCGGAACAGCCTCCGAAGCATGGGTCCCGGTGAGCCGCCCCAGCAACTGGTCGAGGATGTCGATAGCGCTGTCGACCGACAGACCGTCCGGGCGATGCGGCGCTGGCAGCGCAGCGAGTTCCGATGGTCTGGCTTCCGGACGGACTACTCCGACCGGTTAGCAGAACTAGACGTGCCGACGATGCTGATTCACGGGGCCGTCGACCCACTGCTCCCCCGTCGATGGTCCGAGCAGGCTGCTGGGACAGTCACTGACAGCACGCTGAAAATCTTCGAGAACTGCGGGCACTGTCCGCCGCGGGAACATCCCGACCGTTTCAACCGGGCCGTTCGAGCGTTCTGCTGA